One genomic region from Sinorhizobium numidicum encodes:
- a CDS encoding sugar phosphate isomerase/epimerase family protein, which translates to MTKIFLHSYGLRYQYRHRPGFDVFSLVDLAADLGFDGLNVSCFELNNYLEISGIEPAHLRKLRAYLEKRGILIDIETAGTEPAHLERLLGIAREVGAGYLRTYTNGTPDRRLRVEEAKTNLSQAALAAERAGIPVLLENHEDLAACEVAEILEHVCSPWIQGMFDYVNSMLFYEDPLTSLELMRPWIRSAHLKDCLILPPGEGGLLGVPIGAGHAPVAEMTAALVSSGVDRVCFENTWGYQAAMRDRRGSAKLGKGFFQHPGRPLREPGEYTHVHDLLARDPGRVAELEHWALRQSLQWLKAELPAFANINIPELMMQQDAAESAALAHY; encoded by the coding sequence ATGACGAAAATATTCCTGCATTCCTACGGCCTGCGTTACCAGTATCGTCACAGGCCGGGTTTCGACGTGTTCTCGCTTGTCGATCTGGCTGCCGATCTAGGGTTCGACGGGCTGAACGTCTCCTGCTTCGAACTCAACAACTATCTCGAAATCTCTGGAATCGAGCCGGCGCATCTTCGCAAGCTTCGTGCCTATCTTGAAAAGCGCGGCATCCTCATTGACATCGAGACCGCCGGAACCGAGCCGGCGCACCTCGAGAGGTTGCTCGGCATTGCACGGGAAGTCGGTGCAGGGTACTTGCGGACCTATACGAACGGAACTCCGGATAGGCGGCTTCGGGTTGAGGAAGCCAAAACCAATCTTTCCCAAGCCGCACTTGCAGCCGAGCGGGCCGGCATACCCGTGCTTCTCGAAAATCACGAGGATCTCGCGGCCTGCGAGGTCGCTGAAATCCTGGAACACGTCTGCAGCCCATGGATACAGGGCATGTTCGACTACGTGAACTCAATGCTGTTCTACGAGGATCCATTGACTTCCCTGGAGTTGATGCGTCCTTGGATAAGGTCGGCGCACCTGAAGGATTGTTTGATTCTGCCCCCAGGGGAGGGTGGCCTGCTCGGCGTGCCGATCGGCGCAGGCCATGCGCCCGTCGCTGAAATGACTGCAGCCCTTGTGAGCTCCGGTGTCGACCGCGTCTGCTTCGAGAACACCTGGGGTTATCAGGCGGCGATGCGAGATCGCCGGGGGAGCGCCAAATTGGGAAAGGGCTTTTTCCAACATCCCGGCCGGCCACTTCGTGAACCTGGTGAATATACTCACGTACACGATCTCCTGGCAAGAGACCCAGGAAGAGTCGCCGAGCTCGAACATTGGGCTCTCCGGCAATCGCTGCAGTGGCTTAAAGCTGAGCTTCCGGCATTCGCCAACATCAATATCCCCGAACTGATGATGCAACAGGATGCGGCGGAAAGCGCCGCCTTGGCGCACTACTAG
- the asnB gene encoding asparagine synthase (glutamine-hydrolyzing), with protein MCGIFGLVNFTRGDSISAKLVRKCTDALAHRGPDGVGVYVDEAVGFGHRRLAIIDVDDRSNQPFVDPECNVVLTYNGEIFNYRDLHAELKAAGYHFRSSSDTEVLCKAFHRWGMDCLQRLRGMFAFGLYDRSSGRSFLVRDRMGIKPLYYMELSGRILFASQPSAILRWPETRTTISIEAISSFLSFRAVYGDGSFFERIKKVPPGHYLEIANGCSVIHEWWQLSSAKNEDAGKLSLREQLGDSVTVHTVSDVPVAALLSGGIDSSIIISEIAQRTMLSPICFTGAVVGDGYDESPYARSVAAKFGLEHRVVEIPPPDDVSLVSQLIALRCHPLGMHNEVAMFALARAVSAEHKVVLTGEGADELFAGYSRLYRLDFDYARARLLAALPSSWSTAARKRLGIAPFQPSQFDFFLRHYCHFPEDAKLSLFNKNCRSALADAGVKQASMLRDEFEEAGDNLFSRVTQFLLRHHLPALLEMVDNTTMAAGIEARVPFVDDRVIGHALSLPKLDVIRWRSIFHLLYALCRPITAFSERADTTKVILRDLYRNALPAEVLKRRKVGFALPLGKWATSEASSSFRRRLFSSCSASEQFFDMDAVREWYRRSSSSPNDAFGKQVWLLCNLELFLQQHV; from the coding sequence ATGTGCGGAATATTCGGATTAGTCAACTTTACGCGTGGTGATTCGATTTCAGCAAAACTAGTGCGTAAATGCACTGACGCGCTTGCTCATCGCGGTCCCGATGGCGTGGGAGTTTACGTCGACGAGGCTGTCGGATTCGGCCACCGCCGACTGGCGATCATCGACGTTGATGATCGTTCCAATCAGCCATTCGTCGATCCCGAATGCAACGTTGTTCTCACCTACAACGGAGAAATCTTCAATTACCGGGATCTCCATGCCGAATTGAAGGCGGCCGGATATCATTTTCGGAGTTCCTCGGATACCGAAGTCCTGTGTAAAGCATTCCACCGATGGGGTATGGATTGTCTGCAACGACTCAGAGGCATGTTCGCCTTCGGCCTTTATGATCGATCAAGCGGCCGTTCTTTTCTCGTTCGTGATCGTATGGGAATAAAACCTCTTTACTATATGGAGCTGTCCGGACGTATTCTGTTTGCCTCTCAACCTTCCGCGATTCTCCGTTGGCCGGAGACCAGAACCACAATCAGCATAGAGGCGATTTCATCTTTCCTCTCCTTTCGCGCCGTTTATGGTGACGGGTCTTTTTTCGAACGTATAAAGAAGGTGCCGCCGGGGCACTACCTGGAAATAGCCAATGGCTGTTCGGTTATTCATGAATGGTGGCAGCTGTCAAGCGCCAAGAATGAAGACGCTGGCAAGTTGTCTTTGCGGGAGCAACTTGGCGATTCCGTAACCGTTCATACCGTCAGCGACGTCCCTGTCGCAGCGTTACTTTCAGGTGGGATAGACTCAAGCATCATCATTTCCGAGATAGCCCAAAGGACAATGCTCTCTCCCATTTGCTTCACGGGTGCAGTCGTAGGCGATGGATACGATGAGTCACCCTACGCCAGATCAGTCGCCGCAAAGTTCGGCCTTGAGCATCGGGTTGTTGAGATTCCACCGCCTGATGATGTTTCCCTCGTATCACAACTGATCGCCCTTCGTTGCCACCCACTTGGCATGCACAATGAAGTTGCAATGTTTGCACTTGCCCGAGCAGTATCCGCCGAACACAAAGTTGTGCTAACGGGCGAGGGCGCTGATGAGCTTTTCGCGGGCTATAGTCGCCTTTATCGACTCGATTTTGATTATGCCCGCGCGCGGTTGCTTGCCGCGCTGCCCAGCAGCTGGTCAACAGCCGCACGAAAACGACTGGGCATAGCGCCGTTCCAGCCTTCGCAGTTTGATTTCTTTCTTAGGCACTATTGCCACTTTCCCGAGGACGCGAAGCTGTCCCTTTTCAACAAGAACTGCCGTAGTGCCCTGGCCGACGCGGGAGTGAAGCAGGCATCAATGCTTCGTGACGAATTCGAAGAGGCGGGCGACAACCTGTTTTCACGTGTCACACAGTTCTTGTTGCGTCATCATCTCCCGGCACTTCTTGAAATGGTGGACAATACTACAATGGCAGCCGGTATCGAAGCACGGGTCCCGTTCGTCGATGACAGGGTGATAGGTCATGCTCTGTCGTTGCCAAAGCTGGATGTCATCCGATGGCGGTCGATATTCCACCTGCTTTATGCTCTCTGCAGACCAATAACTGCTTTTAGTGAACGAGCCGACACCACAAAGGTAATTCTTCGGGACCTTTATCGAAACGCACTGCCGGCTGAGGTGCTTAAGCGGAGGAAAGTTGGTTTTGCTCTTCCCTTGGGCAAATGGGCAACGAGCGAAGCATCTTCCTCCTTCCGGAGACGTTTGTTCTCGAGCTGCTCTGCTTCCGAGCAGTTCTTCGACATGGACGCGGTCCGAGAGTGGTACCGGCGCAGTAGCTCGTCTCCTAACGACGCGTTTGGAAAACAGGTCTGGCTGTTGTGTAACCTGGAACTCTTTCTGCAACAGCACGTCTGA
- a CDS encoding ABC transporter permease produces the protein MANLPSFALELAIRVAILLAAAALIFFGTALIPGDFVTELLGQDYTPELAAQLRHSLGLDRPLPERFVTWLFHFLQGEFGQSFTSRIPVWDVVEPRLANTLMLAGAAICWFPLALAAGVASFLAPPQIRRFLQLLMQVVLCAPEFLIAYVFIYVFAVQLQLLPAVSRLAPDQSLSEHIRVLILPSACLGVGMIAYVGRMLLSLLLMEEKKDYFEFARLRGFSRSWIALRYAVSAILPSIINLLLIYCAYLLTGVLVIEVVFGISGIGELAVSSVVWRDIPVLQFCAVFITAIYVGIYSLSDLIAGRISRRGAL, from the coding sequence TTGGCGAACCTTCCCTCGTTTGCTCTTGAATTGGCTATAAGGGTTGCCATTCTTCTGGCTGCTGCTGCCCTGATCTTCTTCGGGACGGCACTCATTCCTGGCGACTTCGTGACGGAGTTGCTTGGCCAGGACTATACGCCGGAACTTGCCGCCCAGTTGCGCCACAGCCTCGGACTGGATCGTCCCTTGCCGGAGCGCTTCGTCACCTGGCTGTTTCACTTCCTTCAAGGAGAATTCGGCCAATCGTTCACCAGCCGCATACCGGTCTGGGACGTCGTGGAGCCGCGTCTTGCCAATACGCTGATGCTTGCCGGTGCCGCTATTTGCTGGTTTCCGCTTGCCCTGGCGGCCGGCGTGGCGTCGTTCCTCGCGCCACCGCAGATCCGACGCTTCCTTCAGCTCTTGATGCAAGTCGTGCTCTGCGCACCGGAGTTTCTAATCGCCTATGTGTTCATCTACGTCTTTGCCGTCCAGCTCCAATTGCTGCCGGCCGTTTCTCGATTGGCGCCGGATCAGTCGCTATCCGAGCACATTCGCGTCCTCATTCTGCCAAGCGCGTGTCTTGGCGTCGGCATGATCGCCTATGTCGGTCGCATGCTGCTGTCGCTGTTGCTGATGGAGGAGAAAAAGGATTATTTCGAATTCGCTCGCCTGCGCGGGTTCAGCCGTAGCTGGATTGCGCTGCGCTATGCGGTTTCGGCGATCCTCCCTTCGATCATCAACCTCCTGCTCATTTACTGCGCCTATCTGCTGACTGGCGTGCTGGTGATCGAGGTAGTGTTCGGCATTTCCGGCATCGGGGAGTTAGCCGTGTCATCCGTCGTTTGGCGGGACATCCCGGTCCTGCAGTTCTGCGCGGTGTTCATCACTGCCATCTATGTGGGCATCTACTCACTGTCGGACCTGATAGCCGGCCGAATTAGCAGAAGAGGCGCGCTATGA
- a CDS encoding class I SAM-dependent methyltransferase, with protein sequence MNVNYKYGDFSTTASYYVARADYDHVVLDLLTGHVCASNVDFTVADIGAGTGKLTIDLSSRHLRGFAVEPNGEMLSEGKRLMAASQAFEWRSGTGENTSLPDHSVDWAIVSNAFHWMDPQATLHEMRRILRPGGFLSIMFCLPDQQNCEIRTVIENHISTTFPGLKRVIPGVRDLMARLKDVIHLPDTFTECLQIHRQHIVLKNPERFLLSWRGVHDIPSQVGAERWEELLSWIEGQTGGVRELRLPHETTSWTVQLKTRW encoded by the coding sequence ATGAACGTAAACTACAAATACGGCGACTTCTCCACTACCGCCTCCTACTACGTTGCACGGGCTGATTACGACCACGTTGTCCTAGATCTTCTGACGGGTCATGTATGTGCGTCGAACGTCGACTTCACTGTTGCGGATATTGGGGCCGGAACTGGGAAGCTAACCATTGACCTTTCGTCTCGACACTTGAGAGGATTTGCGGTCGAGCCCAATGGCGAAATGCTTAGTGAAGGGAAGCGACTAATGGCCGCTTCTCAAGCGTTTGAATGGCGGTCCGGAACAGGAGAGAACACTTCATTGCCCGACCATTCAGTGGATTGGGCGATTGTTAGTAATGCTTTCCATTGGATGGATCCGCAGGCCACTTTACATGAGATGAGGAGAATACTCCGGCCCGGCGGCTTTCTTTCGATCATGTTTTGCTTACCTGATCAGCAAAACTGCGAAATACGGACCGTGATAGAAAATCATATCTCCACTACTTTTCCTGGACTTAAGCGGGTCATACCCGGCGTACGCGACCTGATGGCGCGCCTCAAGGATGTCATTCATCTCCCCGATACATTTACGGAGTGCTTGCAGATTCATCGTCAGCATATCGTCTTAAAAAATCCAGAGCGCTTTTTGTTGTCCTGGCGTGGGGTGCACGACATCCCCAGTCAGGTCGGCGCAGAACGGTGGGAAGAACTGCTTTCCTGGATTGAAGGGCAGACTGGCGGCGTTCGAGAACTTCGATTGCCGCATGAAACCACGAGTTGGACTGTACAGCTGAAGACCAGATGGTGA
- the phnF gene encoding phosphonate metabolism transcriptional regulator PhnF — translation MNSKQAKWRVIEEALSKEILTGAFGPDGTLPADSEVAKRFGASRLTARKALASLQSKGLIRIVHGKGTFIEQDVIQYRILHRMACSQNILESDSQTRRQLLSHRFETAAPEIADRLRIPEGTGLLIIDLLRFVGNRPLAISRSFLDAQRYGKFVEAMGEQVDVERALLAYGVSRLKSKAITVFARMPTSEEAALLDQSMARPVVQKENADLDDEEEPFRYHVACYAADRIKFVFDRE, via the coding sequence GTGAATAGTAAACAAGCAAAATGGCGGGTAATTGAAGAGGCCCTCTCGAAAGAAATTCTCACAGGAGCATTTGGACCCGACGGGACTCTGCCAGCGGACAGCGAAGTGGCTAAGCGCTTCGGCGCTAGTCGGCTGACCGCCCGGAAGGCGCTGGCGAGTTTGCAGAGTAAGGGGCTAATCCGAATTGTGCACGGAAAAGGGACGTTTATTGAACAAGACGTCATTCAATACCGCATTTTACATAGAATGGCTTGTTCGCAGAACATTCTAGAGAGTGACAGCCAAACGCGGCGGCAGCTTTTGTCTCACAGATTCGAAACTGCAGCTCCGGAAATTGCTGATCGCTTGCGAATTCCCGAGGGGACCGGTCTGTTGATCATTGATTTGCTCAGGTTTGTGGGCAACCGTCCTCTCGCAATTAGCCGAAGCTTCTTAGATGCTCAACGATACGGCAAATTTGTTGAAGCAATGGGAGAGCAGGTTGACGTTGAGCGCGCTCTTCTCGCCTACGGTGTTAGCAGGCTCAAATCGAAGGCTATTACAGTGTTTGCGCGGATGCCGACGTCTGAGGAGGCTGCTCTCTTAGATCAATCAATGGCGCGACCGGTAGTACAGAAGGAAAATGCCGACTTAGACGATGAAGAAGAGCCATTTCGATACCACGTCGCCTGTTATGCGGCGGACCGAATAAAGTTTGTATTTGATCGCGAGTAG
- a CDS encoding PLP-dependent transferase: MFIRSSFSPSSAASGYEVSGMNTRSARTVSCPQVNPIHRPNPGWIYRSLGVEPLINCAGVRTSYGGCNPSERVLDAMRAAAEAFVDIEELNDCVGRELAKLTGAQWGFISAGSAAGITLAVAGAIAGNDPEKMVMLPHNTGKTVIIPHDNRTAYEAAIRAAGADIRIASSSEEIKRIAARRNAAAIFLVRSAISASSVEYSRICEIGRRFNIPIIVDAAGSAPQFPDQLLSSGASITIYSIGKYLRGPQSTGLVLGCEALCRAAYRNGPPFQSFGRSLKVGKDEIVGAYVAIHDWVESSRRQQWTVEWLDHLTIIEQAVRELPGVQAKIAPADDIFHNPRLQIILDKDLTPVTGFEIAERLRSGEPRIVLNDYSIREQSFFVDPANLSAGEPEVVAEALVEVITNTVPPTKVSLGRPVQDISGEWLLDITFSVGSGIHRLELETSGNEVRGVHYGERHSGACLGKIDGTQIELRSKLAAAPMDLYYHFAGRIGTTELAGTVQMGAATATHAGGEISSGLSFKRQYGTADWKAVRTSGAQTIKEAHA; the protein is encoded by the coding sequence ATGTTCATAAGGTCGTCATTTTCACCGAGCAGCGCTGCCAGCGGCTATGAAGTCTCGGGGATGAATACTCGTTCAGCGAGGACCGTCAGTTGTCCCCAAGTGAACCCGATCCACCGCCCGAATCCTGGCTGGATCTATCGATCGTTAGGCGTGGAACCGCTAATTAACTGCGCCGGTGTGCGGACAAGCTACGGAGGCTGCAATCCCTCCGAACGAGTGCTGGATGCTATGCGCGCCGCGGCAGAGGCCTTCGTTGACATTGAAGAGTTAAACGACTGCGTCGGGAGAGAATTGGCAAAACTTACTGGCGCACAATGGGGCTTTATCTCCGCCGGAAGTGCGGCTGGCATTACGTTGGCAGTCGCCGGCGCCATTGCTGGAAACGACCCTGAGAAGATGGTCATGCTGCCGCACAATACTGGCAAAACGGTCATTATTCCCCACGACAACAGGACTGCCTACGAGGCCGCCATCAGAGCTGCAGGGGCAGATATTCGTATAGCTTCTTCGAGCGAAGAGATTAAGCGGATCGCAGCGAGACGTAACGCCGCTGCCATCTTTCTGGTCAGATCGGCGATTAGTGCGTCCTCCGTTGAGTATTCGAGAATCTGTGAGATTGGAAGGCGATTCAACATTCCGATAATAGTAGATGCGGCAGGAAGTGCTCCACAATTCCCAGATCAATTGTTAAGCTCAGGTGCCAGTATTACTATTTACTCGATCGGAAAGTATCTGCGCGGCCCTCAGTCCACCGGCTTAGTGCTCGGATGTGAAGCTCTTTGTCGTGCAGCATATCGCAATGGCCCTCCATTCCAGTCCTTCGGGCGCTCTCTCAAAGTGGGAAAAGACGAAATTGTCGGCGCATATGTGGCGATACATGACTGGGTCGAATCGAGCCGGCGCCAGCAATGGACTGTTGAATGGCTTGATCACCTCACGATCATTGAGCAAGCGGTAAGAGAGTTGCCAGGAGTCCAGGCCAAGATTGCTCCCGCCGATGACATATTTCACAATCCGCGCCTCCAGATTATTTTAGATAAGGATCTCACCCCAGTCACAGGGTTCGAAATCGCGGAAAGGTTACGGTCCGGCGAACCGCGCATCGTTTTGAACGATTATTCTATCCGGGAACAGTCCTTCTTTGTAGACCCCGCGAACCTCTCAGCCGGTGAGCCTGAGGTCGTTGCGGAGGCGCTTGTCGAAGTAATCACTAATACGGTGCCTCCGACGAAAGTTAGCTTGGGGAGGCCTGTTCAGGACATCTCAGGTGAGTGGCTGTTGGACATAACATTTTCTGTAGGCAGCGGCATCCATCGGCTCGAACTAGAAACATCCGGCAACGAGGTTCGAGGCGTTCATTACGGCGAGCGGCACAGCGGGGCCTGCCTCGGCAAAATTGACGGGACGCAGATCGAATTAAGGTCGAAGCTCGCCGCTGCGCCAATGGATCTTTACTACCACTTTGCCGGACGCATCGGTACCACTGAGTTAGCGGGTACCGTTCAGATGGGCGCTGCGACCGCTACTCATGCAGGAGGCGAGATCTCGTCCGGTCTTTCTTTTAAGAGACAATACGGAACGGCAGATTGGAAAGCAGTACGAACGAGCGGGGCGCAGACAATCAAGGAGGCGCACGCATGA
- a CDS encoding ABC transporter permease: protein MRALTFIGFVLFFMVTPYVIGTSADTFSGGGLFESPSPAHPLGTDYLGRDMLLEILRAGSVTMFICAAATVLSLVCGLTCAALSSALPSIPGTILARGMDALNSIPSLIIAFVLIAAFGSTTTSLIVIITVVEFTRAYRSLKAPVIQIFAEPFVELSRIRGEGFVYLVTRDVWPNLRPYAAVELVNRFVACLMFLSAISLLGIGVQPPTTDWGTLIKLNATGLLLNSAAPLIPGLFILVASLLALFAASNASRQLDFSKS, encoded by the coding sequence ATGCGCGCTTTGACATTCATTGGCTTCGTGCTGTTCTTCATGGTCACACCGTATGTCATTGGGACATCGGCGGATACATTTTCGGGCGGCGGCTTGTTCGAAAGCCCGTCGCCGGCACATCCATTGGGGACCGATTATCTCGGGCGTGACATGCTGCTCGAGATCCTTCGAGCGGGTAGCGTGACGATGTTCATCTGCGCCGCAGCGACGGTGCTGTCGTTAGTGTGCGGGCTCACCTGCGCGGCACTGTCGAGTGCTCTGCCGTCGATCCCGGGGACAATCCTTGCACGTGGCATGGACGCCCTGAACTCCATTCCCAGTCTGATCATCGCGTTCGTGCTCATTGCTGCGTTCGGATCGACCACCACGAGCCTCATCGTCATCATCACCGTGGTCGAGTTCACGCGAGCCTATCGCTCGCTCAAGGCGCCGGTCATCCAAATCTTCGCCGAGCCATTCGTCGAGCTCTCCCGAATAAGAGGGGAAGGGTTCGTCTATCTTGTCACGCGAGATGTCTGGCCGAACCTTCGCCCTTACGCAGCAGTCGAACTCGTCAATCGTTTCGTTGCCTGCCTGATGTTTCTGAGCGCGATCAGCCTGCTCGGGATTGGCGTCCAGCCGCCAACCACCGACTGGGGGACACTGATCAAACTCAATGCAACCGGTCTTTTGCTCAATTCGGCCGCGCCGCTCATCCCCGGGCTTTTCATTCTCGTCGCCTCGCTGCTCGCGCTTTTTGCTGCCTCCAATGCTTCTCGCCAACTGGACTTCTCAAAATCATGA
- a CDS encoding formyltransferase family protein, with translation MSDKHDIPYLDECEAAGADYNFIVSVMWNHVFPQNVLQRASNGGINFHPAPLPQYRGSFARTHAIINREEVFGVTIHHLFERVDTGDIIAELEFPIQPDETAISLDLRAQEYGFPLFCLTWLRLLDGSSTAVDQSSLIASGQRRARFYPLSAMDDLIASEDAPRSEDELQRLFRALFLPPRITPPDWLCRRLAGSDLLQRLNWPPSAQGNK, from the coding sequence GTGTCCGATAAACACGACATCCCTTATCTTGACGAGTGCGAGGCTGCCGGCGCGGATTACAACTTTATCGTAAGCGTCATGTGGAATCATGTCTTTCCACAGAATGTGCTGCAGCGTGCGTCAAACGGTGGTATCAATTTTCACCCGGCTCCTTTGCCGCAGTATCGTGGAAGCTTCGCTCGCACACACGCCATTATTAACCGAGAAGAGGTTTTTGGTGTCACGATCCACCATCTGTTTGAACGGGTCGACACCGGAGACATCATCGCTGAGCTGGAATTTCCCATCCAACCGGATGAGACCGCGATAAGCCTCGACCTGAGAGCTCAAGAGTACGGATTTCCGCTATTTTGTTTGACTTGGCTTCGCCTCTTGGACGGTTCCTCGACGGCCGTTGACCAAAGCAGCCTGATAGCCAGTGGTCAACGCCGCGCTAGATTTTATCCTTTGTCGGCGATGGACGACCTGATTGCCTCAGAAGATGCGCCCCGATCGGAGGACGAATTGCAGCGCCTGTTTCGCGCACTCTTCCTCCCTCCACGCATCACACCGCCGGATTGGCTCTGCCGACGCTTAGCCGGAAGTGATCTCCTGCAGCGTTTGAACTGGCCCCCGTCAGCGCAGGGGAACAAATGA
- a CDS encoding ABC transporter ATP-binding protein, with the protein MELKPGTLSTMTGPSGVGKTSLCLALMGWMRPNVRILNGEVLLGMRQVLQMQQRQKQALWGREILYIPQSSATALVASRDVVSQISEFARDTAQKRGERRDLLQAAFQRLEVPGFGEDRYPHQYSGGQLQRILISTVFCATPRLIILDEPTTALHADLKAGVMRDIKARAQEIGAAALVISHELPFFAECSDQTIDLSGYVISDEKPKPVRPAPQVIATPRSSHVSRSLPAEQPRLQVDGLCVNAPSGRPLLRDVAFQVRPGACLGVIGRSGAGKTTILRSLLGQHGDAKGTIEVDGERMPLSYSRRTLEQKRRLEYVPQSVKLHLNPALSADYLLRRRLRQAGRDHSDDSVVNVLGQVLLPPDYRHKRSAELSGGECQRLGIALALATNPAVLLLDEVTASLDPANAHVIADILDKHRASGNIAMLLVSHQPEIVARLASDVLELRDGQVVHPVRKKHGPSAPRVVNGGISYRESEPRQCAL; encoded by the coding sequence ATGGAACTGAAGCCCGGCACGCTATCAACCATGACCGGGCCCTCCGGCGTCGGCAAGACAAGTCTTTGTCTCGCTCTTATGGGGTGGATGAGACCCAATGTTCGCATCCTGAATGGCGAGGTGCTTTTGGGCATGCGCCAGGTGCTGCAGATGCAGCAGCGGCAGAAACAGGCTCTGTGGGGACGCGAGATTCTCTACATTCCGCAGTCCTCCGCGACGGCGCTCGTGGCGTCGCGCGATGTTGTCAGTCAGATCTCCGAATTTGCTCGTGACACCGCGCAAAAGCGGGGGGAACGCCGCGATCTCCTCCAAGCCGCGTTTCAGCGGCTGGAGGTTCCTGGCTTCGGGGAGGATCGCTACCCGCACCAATATAGCGGCGGGCAATTGCAGCGCATCCTGATCTCGACGGTGTTTTGCGCCACGCCACGACTGATCATTCTCGACGAGCCGACAACTGCACTGCACGCAGACCTCAAGGCAGGCGTCATGCGGGACATCAAGGCCCGCGCTCAGGAAATTGGTGCTGCAGCGCTCGTGATATCGCACGAACTGCCATTCTTCGCTGAGTGTTCAGATCAGACCATCGATCTCAGCGGCTATGTCATTTCGGATGAAAAGCCGAAGCCGGTGCGTCCGGCGCCACAGGTCATTGCCACACCTCGGTCCTCACATGTATCCCGGTCTTTGCCGGCTGAGCAGCCACGATTGCAAGTCGATGGACTTTGCGTCAATGCACCGAGTGGACGTCCGCTGCTTCGCGATGTGGCCTTTCAGGTGCGGCCTGGAGCCTGCCTCGGGGTCATCGGCCGTTCTGGCGCCGGCAAGACGACGATCCTGCGTAGCTTGCTTGGGCAGCATGGCGATGCCAAGGGCACCATCGAGGTTGATGGCGAGCGGATGCCGTTGTCCTACTCCCGTCGGACGCTTGAGCAAAAGCGGCGGCTCGAATATGTGCCACAATCGGTGAAGCTGCATTTGAACCCGGCGCTCAGCGCTGACTATCTCCTCCGCAGGCGGCTACGCCAGGCTGGGCGCGATCATTCCGACGACTCCGTCGTAAACGTGCTTGGGCAAGTCCTCTTGCCCCCTGACTACCGTCACAAACGGAGCGCTGAACTTTCGGGGGGCGAGTGTCAACGGCTTGGCATTGCTCTGGCGCTAGCCACCAATCCGGCAGTTTTGCTGCTCGACGAAGTCACGGCGTCGCTCGATCCGGCGAACGCGCACGTCATCGCCGATATCCTCGACAAGCACAGGGCCAGCGGCAACATCGCCATGCTTCTCGTCTCGCACCAGCCGGAGATCGTGGCGCGCCTTGCAAGCGATGTTCTCGAACTGCGTGACGGTCAGGTCGTGCACCCCGTTCGAAAGAAGCATGGACCCTCCGCACCTCGGGTTGTGAATGGGGGAATTTCCTATCGTGAGAGTGAGCCTCGGCAATGCGCGCTTTGA
- a CDS encoding class I SAM-dependent methyltransferase: MTLPKAFGDFSAVAQQYLLRPRYSPTLMSHLINDVQREYPEALFADIGAGTGAIAWTLVENGLSGFAVEPDSEMIRAGQRSDEGSASLEWLKGTGEGTGLPDESIDWVLYGSSFHWTDFRGAISETLRILRPGGFITILYLLTDLEHDPIHIEIENIIRATAPGLRRARAPVMALIPSLEPALIECQGLEPPIQLRSSQKIPMTAELYYNYWRTSHDIPSQLGQADWEDLLAKIRDTYLRRSPESIRFQTLAWHSRKR, translated from the coding sequence ATGACGCTTCCAAAGGCTTTTGGCGACTTCTCAGCTGTCGCTCAGCAATATCTTCTACGCCCGCGCTATTCGCCAACGCTGATGTCTCATCTTATAAATGACGTTCAACGTGAGTATCCCGAGGCGCTCTTTGCTGATATTGGCGCAGGAACAGGAGCAATAGCTTGGACGCTAGTAGAAAACGGCTTGTCTGGATTCGCAGTCGAGCCCGATTCAGAGATGATCAGAGCCGGTCAACGGAGTGACGAAGGTTCTGCCTCACTCGAGTGGCTGAAGGGAACGGGCGAGGGTACCGGACTTCCCGACGAAAGCATCGACTGGGTTTTGTACGGCTCCTCCTTCCATTGGACGGATTTCCGAGGAGCGATATCCGAAACCCTACGAATTTTGCGTCCAGGCGGATTCATCACAATCCTATACTTGTTAACTGACCTGGAACACGATCCCATTCACATCGAGATCGAGAATATTATCCGAGCAACCGCTCCCGGGTTGAGGCGGGCCCGCGCACCCGTGATGGCGTTGATACCGTCGTTGGAGCCAGCCCTGATCGAATGCCAAGGCTTGGAACCGCCGATCCAGTTGCGTTCTTCGCAAAAGATTCCGATGACTGCAGAACTATATTACAACTACTGGAGAACATCACACGACATCCCTAGCCAGCTAGGGCAGGCCGATTGGGAAGATCTGCTTGCAAAGATCCGTGACACATATCTGAGGCGCAGCCCGGAGAGCATCCGATTTCAGACCTTAGCATGGCACAGCCGCAAACGCTAA